From Alteromonas australica, one genomic window encodes:
- a CDS encoding ABC transporter permease: MTVFERYTQGASLLFMAVLFVPITAGVVGVILPAFGYFPALGSEQFNVQAFHAFFAQPSNLKMIQLSFTTGVMATVIAVTGAFVILAFLYNTTLLSRVQRLISPLLVLPHAGIAIALLFVLSPAGLFSKLLNQFGVGEYGWVPVNWVFPYDEHGVAIVFALALKELPFILLMALGVMAQPQVVKTVQGYSKAAIMMGNSPESAFFKVVLPVIYPQIRLPILAVLAFSTANVEIPLLLGPNNPATLGVAVVQWFNHVDLSLRFQASAAAMIQVGVTLSALLVWCLIEKGIGLFSKTYFLSKESGLFKHMVRFFATGILTLYAIVSALVLFSVIMWSFSTYWTFSSLLPDGLTLLHWQTALGSLGPVVLNTVVLGGSVSVVAVVLTLLTLEFESAHGKDNAIGYSPKIFAVLLFLPLLVPGVAFLYGLVWFQQRFLPDTIFLSLFIAHLVYVLPYVFISLAVAYRKLDSRYEQVASSLGKTPWQVFTQIKLPLLISPLLIALALGIAISVAQYLPTLLVAAGQYTTITTEAVALASGSSRRLTAVYVVIQALLPWLFFSLAWWFSPRLFSPSERLNFFKRARGV; the protein is encoded by the coding sequence ATGACGGTCTTTGAGCGCTATACCCAGGGCGCGAGCCTACTTTTTATGGCCGTGTTATTTGTGCCCATTACCGCCGGGGTGGTGGGGGTTATTCTACCTGCTTTTGGTTATTTCCCTGCATTAGGCAGTGAACAGTTCAATGTGCAGGCATTTCACGCATTTTTTGCCCAGCCCTCTAACCTTAAGATGATTCAGCTTTCTTTTACCACGGGGGTGATGGCGACAGTCATTGCCGTAACGGGCGCCTTTGTCATTCTGGCCTTTCTGTATAACACTACGCTGTTATCACGTGTTCAGCGGCTAATAAGCCCTTTGTTGGTGCTGCCACATGCCGGCATTGCTATTGCACTGCTGTTTGTTCTCTCTCCAGCGGGGTTGTTTAGCAAGCTGTTAAATCAATTTGGGGTAGGGGAATATGGATGGGTGCCGGTTAACTGGGTTTTTCCTTATGATGAACACGGTGTGGCCATTGTCTTTGCGTTAGCGTTAAAAGAACTGCCGTTTATCCTGCTAATGGCGTTGGGGGTGATGGCACAGCCCCAGGTGGTTAAAACCGTGCAAGGGTATAGTAAAGCGGCGATCATGATGGGGAATTCACCTGAGTCTGCTTTTTTTAAAGTGGTGTTGCCTGTTATTTATCCGCAAATTCGACTGCCTATATTAGCCGTATTGGCATTTTCGACGGCAAATGTGGAAATACCTTTGTTGTTAGGTCCAAATAACCCTGCAACCCTTGGCGTGGCAGTTGTTCAGTGGTTTAATCATGTGGATCTTAGTCTGCGTTTTCAGGCGAGTGCTGCCGCCATGATTCAAGTGGGTGTCACGTTAAGTGCTCTACTGGTGTGGTGCTTGATAGAAAAGGGAATAGGGCTTTTTTCAAAAACCTATTTTTTGAGTAAAGAAAGTGGCCTGTTTAAACACATGGTGAGATTTTTTGCCACGGGTATTTTAACCCTTTACGCCATCGTCAGTGCGTTGGTGTTATTCAGTGTGATCATGTGGTCATTCTCCACATATTGGACATTTTCGTCGTTGCTTCCTGATGGCCTTACTCTACTGCATTGGCAAACAGCATTGGGTAGTCTGGGGCCAGTGGTATTAAATACAGTCGTGTTAGGAGGAAGCGTCAGCGTGGTTGCGGTGGTGCTTACGTTGTTGACGCTAGAGTTTGAAAGTGCTCATGGCAAAGACAACGCCATAGGTTATTCCCCTAAAATATTCGCTGTCTTACTGTTTCTTCCGTTATTGGTACCCGGTGTGGCCTTTTTGTACGGGTTAGTATGGTTTCAGCAACGCTTTTTGCCTGACACTATTTTTCTATCACTGTTTATTGCGCATTTGGTTTACGTGCTGCCTTATGTGTTTATCTCACTGGCAGTGGCGTATCGCAAGTTAGACTCGCGCTACGAACAAGTTGCGTCGAGTTTAGGAAAAACACCTTGGCAGGTATTTACGCAAATAAAACTGCCGCTTTTAATTAGCCCGTTATTGATTGCCCTTGCGTTAGGTATAGCAATAAGTGTTGCGCAATATTTGCCTACGTTGTTAGTAGCTGCCGGGCAGTATACGACGATTACCACAGAAGCTGTGGCATTGGCGTCTGGAAGCAGTCGCCGTTTAACTGCGGTATATGTGGTTATTCAAGCGCTATTACCTTGGTTGTTTTTTAGCTTAGCGTGGTGGTTTTCTCCGCGTCTTTTCTCGCCTAGTGAGCGTTTGAATTTTTTTAAGAGGGCAAGGGGCGTATGA
- a CDS encoding ATP-binding cassette domain-containing protein, giving the protein MTLKLDSLTIYNQQLDTSKPLLTLNSEIKSGEIVSVMGASGSGKSTLLAAIAGHLMPPFSKTGRIYLNGNCIDELAPYERKIGLMFQDPFLFEHMSVAENIGFALAQNLQYATRSKHEKRRHIVQMLASVGLDEMANRPVQSLSGGQQSRVALLRTLAAAPKAILLDEPFSKLDPETRSHMRAWVFNKLKEGGIPTLMVTHDSDDAVAAGGRIIEISSC; this is encoded by the coding sequence ATGACGTTAAAGTTGGATAGTCTTACGATTTATAATCAACAACTGGATACAAGCAAACCGCTATTAACGTTAAATAGTGAAATTAAATCGGGGGAAATCGTGTCTGTTATGGGGGCGAGCGGTTCGGGAAAGTCAACATTGTTGGCGGCAATTGCAGGGCATTTAATGCCGCCTTTTTCGAAAACAGGGCGTATTTACCTCAACGGCAACTGCATTGATGAACTCGCACCCTATGAGCGTAAAATAGGGCTGATGTTTCAAGATCCTTTTTTATTTGAACATATGAGTGTGGCTGAAAATATTGGCTTTGCGCTTGCTCAAAATCTGCAATATGCCACGCGTTCTAAACATGAAAAACGACGCCATATTGTTCAAATGCTCGCCTCAGTTGGCTTAGATGAAATGGCAAATAGACCGGTGCAATCTTTATCCGGCGGACAGCAGTCTCGCGTAGCGCTACTGCGTACGCTAGCTGCGGCTCCCAAAGCAATATTGCTTGATGAGCCATTTAGTAAGCTTGACCCTGAGACTCGCTCGCACATGAGAGCCTGGGTGTTTAATAAATTAAAAGAAGGTGGCATTCCTACCTTAATGGTGACACACGATAGCGATGATGCCGTTGCTGCTGGTGGCCGAATTATTGAGATTTCTTCATGTTAG
- a CDS encoding CDP-alcohol phosphatidyltransferase family protein: protein MLDAKVTPYIKPMLRPLVSWLDKQNVTPNQITVAGFCLGLLAMPFIILGVWSGAFACICLNRVCDGIDGELARYQSSSSSAGGFLDICLDFLFYASVPLAFGMANPQEWGVPALVLIASFIGTGSSFLAFAIAAEKFNIDRPQFSNKSFYYMQGLTEGTETIAVFLAFCLWPSYFAPLAYLFAGACAITVVTRIVFGFTTLKALEK, encoded by the coding sequence ATGTTAGATGCAAAAGTAACGCCTTACATTAAGCCAATGCTTAGGCCTTTGGTGAGTTGGCTTGATAAACAAAATGTGACGCCAAATCAAATTACCGTGGCGGGTTTTTGTCTAGGTCTGCTTGCAATGCCGTTTATTATTTTGGGTGTATGGAGCGGGGCGTTTGCGTGTATCTGCTTAAATAGAGTTTGTGACGGTATTGATGGAGAGCTAGCTAGGTATCAAAGCAGTAGCAGTAGTGCAGGGGGCTTTTTAGATATTTGTCTGGATTTTTTGTTTTACGCCTCCGTACCCTTGGCTTTTGGTATGGCCAACCCTCAAGAATGGGGCGTTCCAGCGTTGGTATTAATCGCCAGCTTTATCGGTACAGGCAGTAGTTTTCTTGCCTTTGCCATTGCGGCTGAAAAATTTAATATCGATAGGCCGCAGTTTTCAAATAAAAGCTTTTACTACATGCAGGGTTTAACTGAGGGCACAGAAACTATAGCCGTGTTTCTCGCGTTTTGTCTGTGGCCCAGTTATTTTGCGCCATTGGCGTACCTTTTTGCTGGTGCGTGCGCTATAACTGTGGTTACCCGCATTGTATTTGGTTTTACCACGCTAAAAGCACTTGAGAAATAG
- a CDS encoding sterol desaturase family protein, which produces MENESLIRVGAFVCIFTVMAMWEATRPARKAQLSAWVRWRGNFAMVLAGALITRLLLPGALVGVALWANNANWGVFNRLSLPAWIEISVCMLLLDLVIYWQHRLFHTVPLLWRFHQMHHADSHVDTTTGLRFHPIEIALSLLIKAAVVIFLGVPALAVVIFEVALNGFAMFNHANIKLPSAVDNAISKLFITQRVHRIHHSQRIEDSNSNFGFSVSWWDKLFNSYQHEASLSDDDIKIGQAEIPASKQNASVIGLLLMPFRRHRR; this is translated from the coding sequence ATGGAAAATGAATCTTTGATAAGAGTCGGCGCGTTTGTGTGTATTTTTACGGTGATGGCAATGTGGGAAGCAACACGGCCTGCACGTAAAGCGCAGCTCTCTGCTTGGGTAAGATGGCGGGGGAATTTTGCGATGGTATTGGCCGGCGCACTCATCACGCGTCTTTTATTGCCGGGCGCATTAGTAGGTGTGGCGCTTTGGGCAAATAACGCCAATTGGGGGGTGTTTAATCGTCTATCTTTGCCTGCTTGGATTGAAATAAGTGTGTGTATGCTTTTGTTAGATTTGGTGATCTATTGGCAACACCGCCTGTTTCATACCGTGCCGTTATTATGGCGTTTTCACCAAATGCATCATGCAGATAGCCATGTGGACACCACAACAGGCCTACGGTTTCACCCTATCGAAATTGCCTTGAGTTTACTGATTAAAGCCGCCGTGGTCATTTTTCTTGGCGTACCCGCATTAGCAGTAGTCATTTTTGAGGTGGCATTGAACGGTTTTGCTATGTTTAATCATGCCAATATTAAACTGCCCTCAGCGGTAGATAATGCCATCAGCAAACTGTTTATTACGCAACGTGTGCATCGTATTCACCATAGTCAACGTATTGAAGACTCAAACAGCAACTTTGGTTTCAGTGTGTCGTGGTGGGATAAACTTTTTAATAGCTACCAACATGAAGCTTCGCTTAGCGACGACGATATCAAAATAGGGCAAGCAGAGATTCCAGCGTCAAAGCAAAACGCCAGTGTCATTGGCTTACTGTTAATGCCTTTTCGCCGTCATCGCCGGTGA
- a CDS encoding exopolysaccharide biosynthesis protein translates to MSKLLNKLVKEQDGDKVSAGKIIARFEDRGFGPLLLIPSLIALLPTGAIPGVPTFCGITLFLICVQAAMGRESPWLPNKLTQQQIETDKLESAVEKAKPKVQRVEKLLRPRMTQLSQTPMKNVIAGYCAIAALCMIPLEALPFAVALPAFALCITALGMTNRDGVFIGVGSVLQLGTLYLVLTTIGVM, encoded by the coding sequence ATGAGTAAGCTGCTTAACAAGCTAGTTAAGGAGCAAGATGGAGATAAGGTTTCTGCGGGGAAAATTATTGCTCGCTTTGAAGACAGAGGTTTTGGACCTTTGCTTTTAATACCGTCGTTAATTGCGCTACTGCCTACTGGCGCTATTCCTGGCGTGCCTACCTTTTGTGGCATTACGCTTTTCTTAATTTGTGTGCAAGCTGCCATGGGCCGAGAGAGCCCATGGCTACCCAATAAACTGACCCAGCAACAAATTGAAACCGATAAACTTGAAAGCGCCGTGGAAAAAGCCAAACCCAAGGTTCAGCGCGTAGAAAAGTTATTACGGCCACGAATGACGCAGCTCTCTCAAACTCCCATGAAAAACGTTATCGCGGGCTATTGTGCCATTGCCGCGCTATGCATGATCCCTCTTGAAGCGCTGCCTTTTGCGGTAGCTTTACCTGCGTTCGCGTTATGTATTACAGCGTTAGGGATGACCAATCGAGATGGTGTGTTTATAGGTGTGGGTTCTGTCCTTCAGTTGGGGACACTGTACCTGGTTTTGACCACAATAGGTGTGATGTAG
- a CDS encoding alcohol dehydrogenase family protein: MTFVPATMKGVQLTQHGGLDSLTINPSIPVPSLTPNDVLIKVKAAGVNNTDLNTRIGWYSKGDNDADDAGWGGTALNLPLIQGADVCGYIVAVGDNVSNARIGERVLIEPCLFEANSEALSSPWYFGSECDGGFAQYTKVASQHAHAIHSSLSDIELASFPCSYSTAENMLCRAQVTEKDSVLITGASGGVGSAAIQLAKARGSKVVAVTSENKRDAILRLGADATLDRNADFNTYAKAQPFDVVIDLVAGPRWPELLDILKPFGRYATAGAIAGHTVPLDLRTLYLKDLQLLGCTILSEGVFASLIQRIEANQIKPLVSKVYPLEDITRAQQDFERKNHIGKLVLSVE; this comes from the coding sequence ATGACATTCGTACCTGCCACCATGAAAGGCGTTCAATTAACTCAGCATGGAGGGTTAGACTCCCTCACGATAAACCCTTCAATCCCTGTACCTTCACTCACCCCTAACGATGTGCTTATTAAAGTAAAGGCCGCAGGGGTTAACAACACCGATTTAAACACACGTATTGGTTGGTATTCAAAAGGTGACAATGATGCAGATGACGCTGGCTGGGGCGGCACTGCACTGAATTTACCCCTTATTCAAGGTGCGGATGTATGTGGTTACATTGTGGCGGTAGGTGACAATGTGAGTAACGCGCGTATTGGGGAAAGGGTGTTAATTGAGCCTTGTTTATTTGAGGCTAATAGCGAAGCATTGTCTTCACCCTGGTACTTTGGTTCGGAATGTGACGGCGGCTTTGCTCAGTATACAAAGGTAGCCAGTCAGCACGCTCACGCCATTCACTCTTCATTGAGCGACATCGAGTTAGCCTCTTTTCCCTGTTCCTATTCCACCGCAGAAAATATGCTATGCAGAGCTCAGGTCACTGAAAAAGATAGCGTGTTAATCACGGGCGCATCCGGCGGTGTGGGTTCGGCCGCGATTCAATTAGCAAAGGCCCGTGGCTCGAAAGTAGTGGCGGTGACCAGCGAAAATAAACGCGACGCCATATTACGTTTAGGGGCAGACGCGACCCTTGACAGAAACGCTGATTTTAACACTTACGCCAAAGCTCAGCCCTTCGACGTAGTGATTGATTTAGTCGCTGGCCCTCGCTGGCCAGAACTGCTCGACATACTTAAGCCTTTCGGTCGCTATGCCACTGCCGGTGCCATTGCGGGTCATACCGTACCGCTCGATTTACGCACACTCTACTTGAAAGATTTGCAGTTACTGGGTTGCACCATTCTGTCCGAGGGAGTGTTTGCCAGCTTAATTCAACGTATAGAGGCCAATCAAATAAAGCCACTGGTAAGCAAGGTTTATCCCTTAGAGGACATTACCCGCGCCCAGCAAGATTTTGAACGAAAAAACCATATCGGCAAGTTGGTGCTCTCAGTCGAGTAA
- a CDS encoding TetR/AcrR family transcriptional regulator — MDKKVELASRLEDAFSLHGFAEPNVATLKSHTQTTLKTLYKYFPSKEDMIVAALNNRHNRYISFLEQGCPPHIDAALDHILQRLAHWLEHYAPRGCLSLQALASYPNNEQIAKAVNSHKQEVKGWFESRLGDKSLAERVFLIHEGMSSAWPTLGYLALDAAKANVTALLVSPSKV, encoded by the coding sequence ATGGATAAAAAAGTGGAACTCGCGTCACGCCTTGAAGACGCCTTCTCTCTTCATGGCTTTGCAGAGCCAAACGTAGCCACGTTGAAATCACATACGCAAACCACACTAAAAACACTGTATAAGTACTTTCCGTCAAAGGAAGATATGATAGTGGCCGCACTAAATAACAGGCACAACCGATACATCAGTTTTCTGGAACAGGGCTGCCCTCCTCACATAGACGCTGCGTTAGATCATATTCTTCAGCGTTTAGCCCATTGGCTAGAACACTATGCCCCGCGAGGATGTCTGTCGCTTCAAGCATTAGCAAGCTATCCAAATAATGAACAAATAGCGAAGGCGGTGAATTCACACAAACAGGAAGTCAAAGGTTGGTTTGAATCTCGACTTGGGGATAAAAGCCTTGCAGAGCGCGTATTTCTCATTCACGAAGGTATGTCTAGTGCTTGGCCTACACTGGGCTACCTCGCCCTTGACGCGGCAAAGGCCAACGTAACTGCACTGCTAGTAAGCCCCTCAAAAGTATGA
- a CDS encoding TonB-dependent receptor has translation MHINIAKSKTLSATTALFSLLYVSTPFAQQQANVEKEEVEQTDIAEVSDENLDVITVYGRHNRLILESGTATKSNMSLMETPAAIVVVDGTLLNEQGVSTLQESIRNISGLSQDGNNYGVGDNLAIRGLGVNYTFDGIYAGADLGNSYNPTRSMTNVESIEVLKGPATGLYGMGEAGGIINLIEKKPQFEDQYQIRASVGSWDSYSIMLDATGAINKDLAYRVVANREQSDGYRGLSDERSELYTSLKFIASPDNQFLVSAAYIDDAVQVDSVGHPVRLIDLTMFDTDAGSLTGDDLVNDTAESGGLQLTDEQRDELAASLTSTDGVQPYDLGDTSLISPISRPNEGEEFRIKVRQDIELGDNWSLTQQLQYRSYESEYIRQTSAFNYVYVDRNGTTNLEPRAPLVIDGVLYPFAARRQEYRKVMADEKVWQYFLDVTKTWSFGDVRGEHLASVNYEDHDISYAQWSIWDADDTRSDAVPYILDIRDPNWPTGTFEDYNPSLRSKYNKDVSSWGVSFQEVVYFNEHFTGRFGGAYGGVKQTYLNQYSDSNPEYDTSDNGFTYNLGLTYLFSDSLSTFINHSKGRTAYGILDALAEEDNQPDSESESWDFGVRFTALEEQVIGSIVFFDTARTNLQYSNPLYEDNIDDPSYNVDVPEYYYDEQDRTTGVEVDINFDINEQWSLNANGTYQDPVTEPGAHASSTDEEQTKGIAEKFASTWLTYSHTFDALPAPVKFSVGVTYEDERTISASAFGIDYAFVDSYTVWDAAVSYVSDDWNVQLNVRNLDNTDYYSSAMYLGGLPGEERNVKLTASYSF, from the coding sequence ATGCACATTAATATTGCCAAATCGAAAACGCTCAGCGCTACTACAGCGCTATTTTCTTTACTTTATGTTTCAACGCCGTTTGCCCAACAGCAAGCGAATGTTGAAAAGGAAGAGGTTGAACAAACAGATATCGCTGAAGTAAGCGATGAAAATCTTGACGTTATTACAGTTTACGGCCGCCATAATCGACTGATTTTAGAGTCAGGTACTGCTACCAAATCAAATATGAGTTTGATGGAAACGCCAGCGGCCATTGTCGTCGTAGATGGCACCTTGCTTAACGAACAAGGGGTTAGCACACTACAAGAAAGTATCAGAAATATTAGTGGCCTGAGTCAAGATGGAAACAACTATGGCGTGGGAGACAACCTAGCTATCCGTGGCCTTGGTGTGAATTATACCTTTGATGGTATTTACGCGGGCGCTGACCTGGGAAATAGCTACAACCCCACTCGTTCAATGACCAACGTTGAAAGTATAGAAGTATTGAAAGGGCCGGCAACAGGCTTGTATGGCATGGGTGAGGCTGGGGGTATTATTAACCTGATTGAGAAAAAACCCCAGTTTGAAGATCAGTATCAAATTCGCGCGTCCGTCGGTAGCTGGGACAGCTATTCAATAATGCTAGATGCCACCGGCGCTATTAATAAAGATCTTGCTTACCGCGTGGTGGCAAACCGCGAACAATCTGACGGCTATCGAGGTTTGAGTGACGAACGCAGTGAGTTATACACGTCACTAAAATTCATTGCATCACCAGACAATCAGTTTTTAGTCTCTGCGGCCTATATTGACGATGCGGTACAAGTTGACTCAGTGGGTCATCCAGTGAGATTAATCGATTTAACCATGTTTGATACAGACGCAGGGAGTTTAACCGGTGATGATTTGGTTAATGACACTGCAGAGTCAGGTGGTTTACAGTTAACTGATGAACAACGAGACGAATTAGCCGCATCACTCACGTCAACAGACGGTGTGCAGCCTTATGATTTAGGTGACACCAGTCTTATTTCGCCTATTTCACGCCCTAATGAAGGGGAAGAGTTCCGCATTAAAGTACGCCAAGATATTGAATTGGGTGATAACTGGTCACTAACTCAGCAACTTCAATATCGCTCGTACGAATCTGAATACATTCGTCAAACCAGTGCTTTCAATTACGTGTACGTTGATCGTAATGGCACCACTAATTTAGAGCCTCGTGCGCCGCTTGTTATTGATGGTGTGCTATACCCGTTTGCGGCACGCAGACAAGAGTATCGTAAGGTAATGGCTGATGAGAAAGTGTGGCAGTATTTCCTTGATGTCACCAAAACATGGTCTTTTGGCGATGTTCGAGGTGAACATTTAGCCAGCGTGAACTATGAAGACCACGACATTAGCTACGCACAGTGGTCTATTTGGGACGCAGACGATACACGAAGCGATGCTGTACCGTATATTTTAGATATACGCGACCCTAATTGGCCTACTGGCACATTTGAAGATTACAACCCTTCCTTACGCAGCAAATACAACAAAGATGTGAGTAGCTGGGGCGTGAGTTTCCAAGAAGTGGTTTACTTTAATGAGCACTTTACTGGCCGTTTTGGTGGCGCCTACGGTGGGGTAAAACAAACTTACCTAAACCAATATAGCGACAGTAATCCAGAGTACGATACCAGTGACAACGGATTTACCTATAACCTAGGTTTAACCTACTTATTCAGTGATAGCTTGAGTACGTTCATTAACCATTCTAAGGGAAGAACCGCGTACGGTATTTTAGATGCGCTAGCAGAAGAAGATAATCAGCCTGATTCAGAATCGGAATCGTGGGATTTTGGTGTGCGTTTCACGGCGCTTGAAGAGCAGGTTATTGGTTCAATTGTATTTTTTGATACTGCTAGAACCAACCTTCAATACAGCAACCCCTTATATGAAGACAATATTGACGACCCTTCGTATAACGTTGATGTGCCGGAATACTACTACGATGAACAAGATCGCACCACAGGTGTAGAAGTAGACATTAACTTTGATATCAACGAACAATGGTCACTTAATGCGAATGGCACATATCAAGATCCTGTCACCGAGCCTGGTGCGCATGCCTCAAGCACTGATGAAGAGCAAACTAAAGGGATTGCAGAAAAGTTCGCCAGCACATGGCTAACTTACAGTCATACCTTCGATGCGCTGCCAGCGCCTGTGAAGTTTAGTGTGGGCGTAACCTACGAAGACGAACGCACTATTTCTGCGTCAGCCTTTGGTATCGATTACGCATTCGTTGACTCATATACAGTATGGGACGCGGCCGTGAGCTATGTGTCTGATGATTGGAACGTACAATTAAACGTTCGAAACTTAGACAATACTGACTACTACAGCAGCGCAATGTACTTGGGTGGCCTCCCAGGCGAAGAGCGTAACGTTAAGCTAACCGCTTCGTATAGCTTTTAA
- a CDS encoding PepSY-associated TM helix domain-containing protein, with protein MKATFRKSMIWLHTYLGVFCGWLLFAIFVTGTLSYFTPEMTRYLMPERHVISLPQDTLIDHSFAFLKENASDADEWRVHLPTDRNAHWYVQWRKDKSRKKVTFNADTAALEKEMETKGGLFFRNFHYTLQLRGYGGRYIVGIAAMAMLLAIFTGIFTHRRFFRDFFTLRPHKLKKWLTDFHALAGILTLPFCIMICVSGIFIYAIMYMPYAANSHFERGEKGVNKQIIPSLAQLPPAQKVQEQTQIQISRITSTLAKTWQEPNPIAKITVEKPQFSNSRTIVERSKATTVSNRAERAVFHSYTGDVLPGYENETVPAQIRRVLYGLHQANYAPIGMRWLLFALGVAGCALIATGNIIWVNQRKKSNKQSRLTLALMEKGNVAAIMGLVLACISFFLANKLLPETMAMRSEWEINSFFIVWLASFHHALYSGSARRAWYQQTLLASLFCFSLVMIELSMYFSRIQHGVITGDMTYLSFIPAFLVFGGLLLILARKFRRHGAGQ; from the coding sequence ATGAAAGCAACATTCAGAAAAAGCATGATTTGGTTGCATACCTATTTGGGTGTGTTCTGCGGCTGGTTACTTTTTGCCATTTTTGTCACAGGTACACTAAGCTATTTTACGCCTGAAATGACCCGCTATTTAATGCCTGAGCGACATGTAATTAGCCTTCCTCAAGATACCCTTATTGATCATTCTTTTGCTTTTTTAAAAGAGAATGCCAGTGATGCTGACGAGTGGCGCGTACATTTGCCTACAGATAGAAACGCGCACTGGTACGTGCAATGGCGTAAAGATAAAAGCCGGAAAAAGGTCACATTTAATGCTGATACGGCCGCGCTAGAAAAAGAAATGGAAACCAAAGGTGGCTTATTCTTTCGAAACTTCCACTATACCCTGCAATTACGCGGCTACGGAGGGCGCTACATAGTGGGCATTGCTGCTATGGCCATGTTGTTAGCTATTTTTACCGGTATTTTTACCCATCGCCGTTTTTTTAGAGATTTTTTCACCTTACGGCCCCACAAACTGAAAAAATGGCTTACCGATTTTCATGCGTTGGCTGGCATTTTAACCTTGCCATTTTGTATCATGATTTGTGTCAGTGGTATTTTCATCTACGCCATTATGTACATGCCCTATGCAGCAAATAGCCACTTTGAGAGGGGCGAAAAAGGGGTGAACAAGCAAATTATTCCCTCTTTGGCTCAACTGCCGCCCGCGCAAAAAGTGCAGGAGCAGACGCAAATACAAATAAGCCGAATAACCTCAACACTAGCTAAAACATGGCAAGAGCCTAACCCTATTGCCAAAATTACCGTGGAAAAACCCCAGTTCAGTAACAGTCGCACGATTGTTGAACGTAGTAAGGCCACCACTGTATCTAACCGGGCAGAGCGCGCTGTCTTTCACAGTTATACAGGAGACGTTCTACCCGGCTATGAAAATGAAACTGTGCCTGCCCAAATAAGACGGGTGCTGTATGGGTTGCATCAGGCTAACTATGCTCCTATAGGTATGCGCTGGTTATTATTTGCATTAGGTGTGGCAGGGTGCGCACTTATCGCTACTGGCAATATCATTTGGGTAAACCAACGTAAGAAATCGAACAAACAAAGCCGTTTAACCCTGGCATTAATGGAAAAAGGAAATGTGGCTGCAATAATGGGGTTAGTGCTTGCGTGTATAAGCTTCTTTCTTGCCAATAAGCTTTTGCCTGAAACCATGGCGATGCGCAGTGAATGGGAAATAAATAGTTTTTTTATTGTATGGTTGGCGAGCTTTCATCATGCTTTATACTCTGGGAGCGCTCGTCGAGCTTGGTACCAACAAACATTATTGGCGAGTCTTTTTTGTTTTTCGCTCGTAATGATTGAGCTAAGTATGTATTTTAGCCGCATTCAGCATGGGGTCATTACCGGTGACATGACTTATTTAAGCTTTATTCCTGCTTTTTTAGTGTTTGGTGGATTATTGCTAATACTGGCTAGAAAATTTAGGCGTCACGGAGCAGGGCAGTGA
- a CDS encoding DUF3325 domain-containing protein, translating to MTTIVALIQLFAFSCLAFSMQKHHKVLKNNYPSIAVKPRGLVILGWLGLVLSLWVSMVTSEVLSIALVWWFCTLSLAVFAVALYLSHLIQFSKE from the coding sequence GTGACTACTATTGTTGCACTTATCCAACTTTTCGCCTTTTCATGTTTGGCGTTTTCTATGCAAAAGCATCATAAGGTGCTCAAAAATAACTACCCAAGCATTGCCGTAAAACCGCGAGGCCTTGTTATTTTAGGGTGGCTGGGTTTGGTATTGTCGTTGTGGGTGAGTATGGTGACGAGTGAAGTACTGAGCATTGCTTTGGTGTGGTGGTTTTGCACTTTGAGCTTGGCAGTCTTTGCCGTTGCCCTGTATCTAAGCCACTTAATTCAATTCAGCAAAGAGTAG